Part of the Nitrospirota bacterium genome, CGGCGATTTCCCCACCTTTCCACCACAGGACGCGTATCTTGTACTCAAGACTGCCGTGGGAATACTCGAACTGCACGGTGAGACGCAGGAACGGGCCATCTGGCCTCTTTCCGGAACACCGATCTCCAAACTCGTCGTCGTATTTGATTTACCAAAACGAGAAGAAGCTGCTGTCCTCGCCTCGCTGATCCAGGCGGCGAAGGAACGGACGTCACCCTTCTCCCTTGAAGTAGTACTTGAAGCAGGGCCGCAACTCGAATGGGCTGCGGTGAATCCCCCCGTACAAACCGAACAAGAATATTTTGACCGGCGCGAGTCGGTTCGAGTAGGGGTTTCAATCCCGGTCAGACTGGATGTCATCGACCGCACCGGTCACTCTCATCGCCTAGCAGCACTGATGGTCAACTTCAGCAGAGGCGGTGCCTGTCTTCACCTGAATGCTCGCCCTGAGCTTCTGAGTGGCCTTGCCACGCTCCACTTCAACGCCACACAAACCCCGAGCCACCCTGGAAGCCATGAACCCAGCGTACCGGAGTCCCCGCTTCCCACCGAGATCATCTGGTCGGCGCAGCCCCCCGTAGCACCCAACGAATTTCGCCAACCAGGGTCCGACCCTGCCATTCTGGTTGGCCTCCGCTTCCAGGGTCTTACACCATATGCTGAACGTGAGGTGACCCGTGTCATCCGACAACATCTGACATCTCCAGGCGAATCGGGAATCGCCTCGCAGCAATCGTTAGTCGTCAGTATTCCGCGCGAGTGTCGGAGCCCCCGAGGCCAGACGATTGTGATGACCGACGACCACCTTCGCCAGTCGCTTACTCCGAACACCCCTGTCGTGATCATCGCTCCTGGTTATGGCCAAACCGCCTTGGATGCCATAACCTTGTCATACTTTCTGGCATACCACCAGCTACGCATTTTACGTTATGACCATACCAACCACGTAGGACTCAGCGACGGTGAACTGCAACAGACGACGTTACGAAGCATGCAGGCCGACCTCCTTAAAGTCGTAGAATTCGTCCAACATACGTGGCCGACCGCTCCCTTGATTGTCATGGCAAGCGATGTGACCGCACGAGTCGCCCTCAAAATGGCGGTGCAATCCCGTCCCCTTGACCTGCTTCTCCTGATCAATCCGGTTGTCGATATCCAGGCCATGCTCATGACCGTTCATGGTCATGACCTCGTGGCTGACTACCGGTACGGACTCCGACGGGGCATCGCAAACCTACTCGGGCTCAACATCGATGTCGATCGATTTGTCGGCGATCTCATTGCCGGCCATTTCACAGATTTGGCCTCCACAGTTGCAGATCTGCGCCTACTTCGCTCTCGATCCGTCATCGTTACGGCCCCCAATAGCCTCCTCGGACCGTTGCCTCCGGCGGACCTCCCGCAGGCTTTTCTCACTGCTTTAGGAACCCACACCAGGCTGACGACAGTCCCCGCCCAGCTGATCAACCAGGACCTGCCGCTCAATGAGTCATGCCTCCAAGCCTTTCAGCAGGTCCTGGAACAAATCGCGTCAATCGTCTCACTACCGACCGTTTCGGCCGACTTCCGTGCACAGACCCATTACATGCCAGCTCGTCAACAGCGCATCGAGATGGAGCGTACCCGTCTTCGGCACAATCTCTCACAGATCACACGCGAGGCCTTGCGGATCGCGTATCTCCAGCAACTTCCCCAACTTGGAAACCTCCGCGAGCACTGGCATCTTTTGGATAATCTCTATCGGCTTCTTAGCCCGCTCGAACCGGGCTCCATGCTCGTCGATGTAGGAGTCGGCCAAGGAGATCTAATCCGGGCCACGATGATCAACCAGACCTACCGCGCGAGGCAGCGCGGATGGAGCCAGGAGCAGCCAGCTCATATGATCGGGCTGGAATACTCCCATGACTCGCTGACACAGGCTCGGCAGAATTTTCGTGACTTGCACCGAGAGCTCAACCGTGACTTTGCGGGAACCCTTACCACCAACCCGCCTCTCACCACTGACTGGATCAACACAGATTGGATGCACGGTTTGCCCATGAAGGACCGCTCCCTCCATCGCGTCGTCTGCAATCTGTCACTCTCCTTCGTCCCCTCTCCAGTGGCCACGATTCGCGAGTGGTATCGTGTGCTCCGCCCACAAGGACGCCTGCTACTCACGGTCTTTCACCCGAATAGCGACCTTTCAGTTCTCTACCGCCAGCATCTACACAGAGCACATCAGGATGAATTTGGCCCACAAGCCCAAATTGTCATTCAATATCTTGGGCGACTCCGGGAAGCTATCCGGCATGGCTTGCTGCATACCTTCGACCAGTCCTCACTCGCCTGGTTTCTCAGGCAAGCAGGTATCCCCCTCATACCCCGTATCCTTCCCGTGCTCGATGGGCATGCTTTCCTGGCCATCATAGAAAAAGATAAATCCACTAGCTGAACGTCCCCTGCCCGTGTATACTTTCGACTGTACATCTTTGAACACATAACATTTCATCCCCAATTTGGATGTCTACAGGCTCCTCACAGAGTAGCCGCGCTCCCTGTTTGTTATGACCTTACACTCTCAGCACACCGACAGTATGGCGCCGTCCTCCAGCGAGCTACTGGACATGGTTGCCATTTTTGCGGCGGACCTGGGATCCATGACCGACCTGACGACCCTTGCGAATCGGATTATTCAAGAAATCTGTCGTGCGGGTTCCACGACCCATGGGGCGTTATTCCTCCTCGATCGCGAACGTGAATGTTATCGCCGAGCCAGCATGGTCGGTCCGATCGCTTCCGCACTGATCCCTTCGACCCTGGCCGTGACCCATCCGTTGCCTCGACATCTATCGGCAACCAACCGGATCATGACACAGAGCGACTCGGTTGGAGCCCTTCACGATACTCTCCCTGAAGCTGGGGCACGTGCCGCCATGACAGCCATGGAGGCCGCACGCATCGTGCCACATCACAATAAAGGCCGCCTGATTGCCTTCTCAATTCTCGGCAAGGGACTCCCTTTGGGAGACAATACTGTACTGGGTGAATCTGTGCTCGCCGCCCTGGCACAAACTGCTACAAATGCGATCGACACCATTTTGCTACACGATGACCTCCACCGTTCGCACACGCTCATGAAGCGGACGGATCGGCTCAAATCACTTGAAACGATCGCCGGCGGTTTTGCCCATGAAATTAGGAATCCCCTCACCTCGATCAAAACTTTTATCCAACTGGCCCCTGAAAGAAAAGATGACCCCCATTTTATCCAGAGTTTCAGCAAAGTCGTCCTCGACGATGTGCATCGCATCGAACGGCTGATCCAGGAAATTCTCGACTATGCTCGCTACATGGAACCCCAACTGACAGACGAAGACTTCAATGACATCGTCGCCTCTTGCCTGTACTTCATCGATGTCAAGGCAGACAGCCATGGGATCAAGATTGAAAAAGAGTTGGCCTCAGACCTTCCTCGTGTCATGCTGGACCGACAGCAGATCAAGCAAGTCCTGCTCAATCTTTTTCTCAATGCCATGGCAGCGATGGAAAAGTCCGGGGGGACGCTACGCGTTCAAACACGCAGGCTGGTGAAGGCGGAAGGGAATGTGTGGGCCCACATCGAGATCGAGGATACCGGTGAAGGAATCCAGGAGGCGAATCTCGAACACATCTTCGATCCATTTTTCACGACAAAACATGAAAGCGGTGAACACGAGGGGACAGGACTTGGCTTAACGATCGTCCATCAGATCATTCAAGAACATCACGGCGAGATCCTAGTAAAAAGCTCGGTTGGTGCCGGCACGACGTTTTTTGTGAGCCTGCCCGCGCTACCTGCATAGCCCTCAATACCCTATGGACACCAGTATGAAAAAAAGAGTGCTGATGATCGACGATGAAGCCCGCGTGAGAGCCTCATTGAAAGCGGTGCTGGAGCCGACGTACGAAACGATCCAAGCCGCGGATGCCCAGGAGGGCCTTGACCTGTTTCGCAAAGAGGCCCCTCATCTGGTTCTTCTGGACGTGATCCTCCCTGGCACCGACGGGCTGTCTATTCTGCAAACCATCCGTGCCGAAAGCCGGCCGGCACCGGTTATCATGCTGACAGGAACAAAATCGGTCAAGACCGCTGTCGATGCGATGAAGTTCGGCGCGGCTGATTATGTCTCAAAGCCCTTCGATGTGGAGGAACTTCGTATTATCGTCGAGCGTGCGCTGAATGACCAGGAACTCCAACAGGAGGTCAAACAGCTACGCGCGCAAGTCGTGCGGCGCTACGCCTTTCACAACCTGATCGGCAAGAGCCCGTCGATGCAGGATATCTATACCAAGATCGAACAGGTCGCCGATAGCCGCACGACTGTCCTGATTGCCGGCGAGAGCGGCACAGGAAAGGAGCTGGTTGCCAAGGCACTCCATTATAATAGCAGTCGGCGCGAGCGGCCCTTCATCGCGTTGAACTGTGCGGCCATTCCAGAAACGCTCATTGAGAGTGAGCTGTTCGGACATGAGAAAGGCTCGTTTACGGATGCCACGGCCCGCCGAGTCGGGCAATTTGAACTCGCCAATACCGGCACACTCTTTCTCGACGAAATCGGCGACCTCAGCGCCATGACGCAAGCCAAGCTCCTGCGCATTTTACAGGAACGAGAATTCACCAGAGTCGGCGGAGTGCAAGCCATCAAGGTGGATGTCCGCATCGTGGCTGCTACGAACAAGAACCTAGAGGAACTCGTTCGCAAAGGACAATTCCGCGAAGATCTCTACTACCGCATCAACGTTATCGCACTCTATTTGCCCCCCCTGAGGGAGCGTGGTGAAGACATTTCACTACTGGCAAAACATTTTCTAGCCAAACGGACCGAGGAAGACAATCGGCCCCCGCAAGAGTTCTCCAAAGATGCCGTTGATCTTCTGTCCCGCTATCCCTGGCCAGGCAATGTGAGAGAGATGGAGAACATCGTCGAGCAAGCCTTCATTTGGTCCAAGGGGTCAGACACCATTACGCCCGAACATCTCCCGACCATTCTCAAAAACGACTCTCGATCCTCTTCACTCCGGGACGACACCCTTGCCGGTCGACTGTCGCTCGAAAAAGCCGTCATGGAATTCGAGAGGGAAATTATTCTCGATGCCCTCAAGCGAACAGACTATGTTCAAACCCATGCCGCCAACCTGCTGGGAATCAGCCGCCGGATGCTCAAGTACCGCATGGATACGCTGGGAATCGGCCGACCCGACCAGGAAGTCAGCACCCGACCTCAGGCTGTCGTGCAGGAATAGCACAATAATCACCATCCCCTGTGTCGTAATCGCACAACAATAGGAAGAGACTTCAGCGTCCTATACGTAGTGCTCCGTTCAGGAAATCTACATATAGGTATCACCGACCCATGAGCCACACTATGCTGAGGGCGGGACGCGAACTCCTTGATGCGGAACAAGAAATGCTTTACAAGGTAAGTAGTTAGTGGTAGAAAATTCCAATGAGCACACCCCTGACTCCTGAACAAGAAAAGATGAAACCAGCCCTGCTCGTTATTGATGACGAGGCAGGACCACGTGATGCCCTCCAAGTCATTCTTCGCCCGTTTTTCAATGTTCAGACTGCTGAATCAGCCAGGGCAGCGATTGACCTGTTGAGCTCTCAGCGGATCGACATCATCACCCTTGATCAGAAGCTTCCAGACCGCCAGGGGATAGATCTCCTCCAGGATATCAAGCAACGCCACGCCGGCATCGAGGTCATTATCATCACGGGTTACGGGAGCTTGAAGGCCGCCATGGAAGGGATACGCTATGGCGCCGCCGGCTACCTGCTCAAACCTTTCAACGTCACGGAATTGCTTTCACTTGTTAACCAGACACTCGAAAAGAAACAACGGCTGGATTTCCTCAGAAACTTCATTGGAACATCGACCGGTCTCTGGGGATCGGAAACAGAATGCGCGCAAGCATGGAAGGAATTGCTCGCAGGGTATCATTCGATCGGAAAATCCGCATCAGACGATGCAGCCCACACTGAAGAGAACCCTGACCTTCTCCCCCTGTTCTCCGACTTACTTGAAGCAAAGGATCGCCAGTTGCTCAACCATTGCAGCCGAGTCAGTTTCTATGCCACACTCCTGGCCAACCGCATGGACCTGACCGTCGCTGAGCAGAAATCGTTGGCGCTCGGAGCGTTCCTGCACGACATCGGCAAGGTTGGGCCTGAACCCTATCAATTCGCCGACGATGAAATCACCACCACCGGCAAATCATCCGGCCAGCGCCGCCACCCGGAGCAGGGTGCGAGACTCGTATCACCTCTGAGGCTTCCGGCCGAGGTGGGCCAGATTATTGCCTATCACCATGAACGGTGGGATGGCACAGGCTACCCTCTTGGGCTTCACGAAAACGGAATTCCACGGTTGGCTCGGATCGTCTGCCTAGCCCAGACATTCGACCATCTGACCGCAGAGCTTCCAGGCCGAACACCTCTCTCGATCGATAATGCCTGCCAACGAATGTTCTCCTACTCCGGCACCCACTTTGAACCGAAGTTAACTGAACTCTTCGCGCAAGTGATCCAGGAATGCAAAGCATCCCTTCCTGCTATGGCAATGGTCACCACTCTTGCCGACCGATCGGACTCTTAGCCCGCAGCTCGTTTACCAGATAAACCAAACAGACCGGGTTATTCAGGCTGCTTGCCCTTTGCCCCTGCGATAAGTTCCGCTGCTGTTTCTCGTACTTTCTTTGTCACGGTCAGACCGCCCAGCATGCGGGCGATCTCCTCTTCCCGCCCGATGCCTTTCAACAACCTGACGGACGTGGACGCCCGTTGGCCCTCCACGCCTTTCTCCACAAGCAGATGGTGCTCCGCTTGAGACGCAACCTGAGGAAGATGGGTGATGCAAAACACTTGATGGTACGTTCCAAGTTTGCGCAGTCTCGTCCCCATCGCCGCCGCGACCGCCCCACCGACTCCCGTATCGATTTCGTCAAATACCAAGACTGGAACCTGGTCCATCTCGGCTAACACAGTCTTGAGCGCCAACATAATACGCGAAAGTTCTCCGCCTGACGCCACCCGGCTTAACGCTCTCGGTGACTCACCTGGATTGCTTGAGAGAAGGAACTCCACCCGATTCCACCCTGCCGGTCCAAGCTCCTCGGTTAACTCACCGCTGGAGACCGAGACCTGGAAAATCGCCTGCTCCATTTTCAAGGTGGCCAACTCCGCTTCCACAAGCGTCGTCATTCGCTTGGCCGCGACAATTCGCTCTCGGGACAGTTGCTCTGCCAGCGTACTAATGCGGCGGCCCTCTTCAACAAACCGGGCAGTCAATTCGGCAGCTCTCGCTTCACGATTATCGAAGACTAGAAGTTCCTCTTGCAGGGCTCTGCCCATTGCCATTATGGCTTCTACCGACCCTCCATATTTTTTCTTCAACCGTTGGATCAGGTCGAGTCGATCCTCCACGACAGCCTGCCGATCTGGGTCTGCTTCTAACTGTTGAGCGTAGTCACGCAGCCTCCCTGCAAGTTCTTTTAGTTGGATCGTCGACTCCGAGGCAACCTGCGCACAATCACTCATTGCCGGATCGGTTTGGGACAACTCTGAAAGGGTTCGTCCAATCCGCCCCAACCTTGTGAGGATAGCCTGTTCGTCCGCTTGCAACTCGAGATGTGCCTCGTGGGCGAGCTCCCTCAGCCGATACACATGGACCAGTCGCTGCTGCTCCTGTCGGAGCCGCTCTTCTTCATCAGGCAACAGGCCAGCCTGTTGAATTTCCTGAACCTGGAATCGTAAAAGCTCCTCACGCCTTGCACGGTCAGCGAGGTTGCTCTCCAACTCAGCCAGCTGCATGCGGAGATCCTTCCATCCCTGATAGACCTCCTCATATCTTCCTCGTAGTTCGAACAGGCAGCCGAATGCATCGAGAGCGTCTAATTGTTTGGGAGCAGCCAGGAGTGATTGTTGTTCGTGCTGGCCATGAATGTCGACCAGCGTGCCCCCCAGTTCTTCAAGGACGCGCAGGGGGCATAGGCTGCCGTTGACGTACACCCGGTGGCGACCCGATCGGGACAACACACGTCGAAGTATCAGCTGAGATTCATCTTGACCAATGAGTTCATGTTGCCGGAGGTGATGAAGGAGCGGATGGGTTTCTGGGAGGTGGAAGGCTGCTTCCAGATAGGCCTCATCTTCCCCAGAACGGATTTGATCGGTCGAGGCCCGTCCACCGACCAACAGGGCAATCGCATCGATGAGCAGGGATTTTCCGGCTCCTGTCTCCCCGGTCAGGACCGTGAACCCAGACTCAAATTGTAGGCTAAGCTGCTCAATCAGGGCGAAATTGACGATGCGCAGCTCGGCGAGCATTGCGGAGTGTGGCTCTAATCCCTAGGCTGACCCGGCTGGTTGCGCCAGCAGTGAATCAATCATTTCCTTGAACTGCCGCTTGGGCCTGGCCCCAACGAGTTTCTCAACGACTTGCCCGTTCTTGAAAAACAAAATCGTCGGGATACTCATGACTTGATAGCGGCCAGCGACTTCCGGGTTTTCATCGGTGTTCAGTTTCCGTACTTTCATCTTTCCTGCATATTCTTTACCTAGTTCTTCAATGATTGGAGCGACCATCTGGCAAGGGCCGCACCAAACAGCCCAAAAGTCTACCATCACAAGTTCGGACGCCTTCATGACCTCTGCATCCCACGTTGCATCTTCAACCTTCAGTGCATCACCAGCCACGTCACAGCCCTCCTTCGCTCAGCACATAATAAATAACCGTGTTGGCATCGTATACCAGCCCTCTTCGAGGAGTCAAATCCAATGGATCGGCGAGAAGTGCACGCCTCGCGAGACAGGAAGTTCACAATTCCTGGTTCGAAGTTCCGGAAACTTCGGACCTCGAACCGTTATCCTTCCAACCCGTCGCGCGTATCCCGCCAGTCTCGCGCATCACGCGCAAAGATTTGTTCATCGACCAGTCCCATCCATTCCGGGTTGGGGCATCCCTGTCTGTGGGCTCCCATACGGCCCTCCAGGCGACGCCCACGGTAGACCCTTCTCACCGATCAGCAGTGGACTGAGGATACTTCGAACCACGGCTGTGCCGTAGCTGTCCGTCCAGCCGATCCCGGTCAGGCTCAACATGAAGAAGTACTGAGTGCGATCGGGAAACTGCACATAAAAGAGCCCCAGCGACCAGCACTTGCATGGGTTTTGATAGAGGCCGACGATGTCGTACTCCGGGCTTCTGCCGTTTTTCACATCGTAATAGCCCTTCGCGCCGACCGTCCAGCCCCAGGGAGTGCGAAACGCTCCTGTCGCTGTGACAAATTCAATCTCGTCGCTTGGGGCGTAGACCTGACTAAATGAAATGGGATTCCACAGGTCTCCACGCTGTGCACGATTACCTTCCTGCGTGAAACGCTGCCCCACTTGGAGATACCAGTAGTTGGACTGCTGAACCCGAAAATCGGTATTGAATTGGCTCACTGACGACCGGTAAGGATCGAAAAACGCATCGATGGTCAGATACTGGTTAATGGCAGGCGGCTGACCGAGACCACCCCCAACACCTTGGCCAGGCGCGGCACTCTCCGACTGAGACTGAGTGAACTGAGGAGCCGTGTTGCCGATCACCGCCCGCAGCCAAAGATCAGAAAATTTCTTCCCCTCGACCGCCGTAGTCGCCGGCTGTAACGGCTGTTCCGCGTTTCCGAAGGTGGGATTCACTCCAGGTGTGAAATTGCGTGCCTGCGTCTGCACGCCCCCGACCTGCCAGCTCTGAGCCAGCGTGAGATCGAGCCAATTAAAGCTGCGGTTTCCTTCTTGCTCCAACAGCCGATTGCGGAGCATATAGGTCACCAGATTTTTCTTCGGTAGATTGTCGACCTGATCGATCTGAGTAATTTTCTCCTGAGTGGTCGGCGGGACATATTCATAGATGACGCTAGGCTCCATGGTGTGCAGCAAGGTATTGCCCTCGCTCATTCCGAAGCGGCGGCTCAGCTTCGATGTCGCATCTAGCCCCGCCCAAAAAGTCTCTCGGTGCTGGCTTTCAGAATTCTGTACCCCGTGCGTGTAGTAGACCTCGCGCAGCTTGACCTGAGGAGTCAGACCCACGATGTGGCCGAAATTCAGGACACCTGTCGACAATCCCGGTAGAATGTCGATTCGATTCTGGGTAAATCCCTGTTCACGATAGAAGTTCACAAAATTTGTTTCCGCACCCAGCAAAATCGGCGAATTGAACAAGGAGCTGTTCGGGAGACTGTAGCCGACTTCCGGCAGACGCTGAAACGTATCCGCTCCTCCTGATTGCAACGGTAGCAGGTATTGACCGAGCAGATATGTGTTTCCGTAGGCCAGCCGCTGGTTCGCCAAGAGATTCGATTCGACGCTGGGAGCTGCCCGCGCGACTCCCGAGTTGCTCAATTGCTGGAGAAAGCTTGCGTCCGTTACATAGAACGCTTTCGCTCGCAGCGACAAGTCCGGCGTAAATTGCTGTGTATGGGTCCCGGTGATCAGAGCCCGAGTCTGCTTCGCATCCTGTCCCGTCGGATCCACGCCGGCCACATCCGGAAGCTCTGTCTGCTGTAAAGCAGTGACGAGCCACTGCCCGCGAGATTGCCGGTCCAACACATACCGATACTTGAAATCGCTGCCATACCCGAGTTTCGAGTAGTAGAACGGGGAGGCCGTCAGGTCCTGACTAGGATTAATGGCCCAAAAAAAGCTTTCTTGGGCGTGCATCCCGAAACGATTGTTGTACCCGACAGTAGGAATGAGAAACCCTGTTTGTCGCTTCGAGAGCGGATATGTCAACGTGGGAATAGGGATCACCGGGACATCATTCACACAAAACCATGCACCGGTAAACGCCACACTGTCGCCGACCTTGAGGTCAAGATCCTTGAATGTAAACCGCCATGCCGGGGTCTCACCCTTCTGCGCATCGCAGTTCGTAAAGCGGCCCGCCTTTACCCGATAGTGCTCTTCGGAAAACCGCTGCAGGAGCCCCCCCTCCACCGAAGTATTTGTGGGCTTGAGATACACTCGTCCGTGTGTGACCACCCCGGCCTCGGTATTTACGTTGAGTTCCAACCGTTCGGTCACGAGATCAGCTTTGGGATCAGTAAGTCGAACGTGGCCCGTGGCAATCAAAATGCCCGGCAAAGCCTGGATCGTTATGTGATCGGCCGTCAGCCGCAAGGTGCCCTGGGTGACCATGACTGAGCCATCGGCTTCATAGATTTCTTGTTCCTGGAGATAATCAATTCTTTCTGCCGTGATATCGAGCGGTGGCGCACCAGCGGAGGTCGTCGTCGCTGAGGAACTTCCCCCATTCCCTTCGGCACCCCCTGCAAGTGGAAAGAGGATCCCCAGCATCAGCCAACCGACCAGACACATCCCCAGCCGCATCGCGATGCCTGCCATATCAGCCACGAAGCGGCGAGAGCCCACAGCCACGAAACCATGCCTTACACTCTCCGACAAGCATGAGCGAGCCCGTGACACAGACCAAACCGTCAGGCGTGGCTAGCTGATTGGCAAGCGCCATCGCATCAGTCACCGACGGCACTACATACGGGTGAGGCAGCAGCCCCCCAGTTGAGGTTCGAAGTTCCTGAGCAGTTGCAGCGCGTGGGAGATCCGACTGCGTCAATACTACCTCATCGACAAGATCCCTGAGCGGTTCGACAAAGCCTCGATGGTTCTTGTCCCGCATCATTCCCAACACAAGCACTACAGGGCGGAACAGACGGAACCGGTCAGAGCGCAGGAGGTAGTCGGCCAAAGCCTTAGCCGCGGCAGGATTGTGCGCGCCATCCAGCAGGATCGTCGGCCGCCGATCGACAACTTCCAATCGCCCTGCCCAATCGACCAGACCCAAGCCCGATCGTACCGCCTCTTCTGTGACAAGAATCCCTTGGGGTGCTGCCGCTTCCAACAGCGCCAGCGCACAGGCGGCATTATCAAGCTGATGGCGGCCCTCCAGGGCACAATTTAATCCATCATATTGCATGCCAAGACCACGATAGGAAAATCGCCTGGGGGTCTCTCCTTCTGTGCGAAACTCTTCATCCAGACGAACCAGCGGGGCCTCTCTCTCCCTCGCCACCTTTTCGATAGTCCGCCATGCCTCATCTTCGAGCCGGCCCACCACCACCGGTACCCCGGACTTGATGACACCGGCCTTCTCGAAGGCGATCGATGCGAGCGTACTGCCCAAATATTCCTGATGGTCGAAGGCAATCGTCGTGACTGCAGAGGCCATGGGCATGACGATGTTGGTCGCATCAAATCGTCCCCCCAAACCGACCTCTATCACTGCCACGTCGACCCCTGAATCGGCAAAATGCTGAAACGCCATCGCCGTTGTGTATTCGAAAAATGTCGGCGACAGCTCCTCACCACAGAGGGTCTTCAGTTGTTCGGTCAAGAGAGCCACCTGAGATTCATCAATCATGTCGCCATTCACACGGATTCGTTCTCGGAACTCCACCAGATGAGGCGAGGTATAGAGCCCCACTCGATACCCAGCGGCCTGCAACACAGCAGCAACTATGGCCGCAGTAGACCCTTTCCCATTTGTCCCGGCGATGTGCAGCGCACGGTATCGGGTCTGTGG contains:
- a CDS encoding PilZ domain-containing protein, whose translation is MLQSEPITILIISEQAESIKLITIGLRGFFPGCFVEVAYSAEEASMWTRPNKWALILIDEECVAGSQSSLYGELKSRAPHAATLLLSDRSESSSALQALQADVDFFLSKKSPAFLTELLFCAREAIEKHHLKAALDHAQQRYRRLIESLRDTTAYELDDTGCFLMVGPGIITLLGYSPDELIGLPYTTIIPPDQEAVARYRFNERRSDARSASRVELTLRRKLSQDNRSLTVIAEVSARGLYDSLRRFVGTVGLIRDLAQSTQQDATIHQLRREIQHTDALLAQAKRVTLLSQQLHDPLTSMLAQSQQLLTTIRDTHLDDRVETLISHATEAAKFGTDLAQAIQETPDGTVGDTINDILDDVLLPTTPTVVDNAGIIKQFSSPLPSLLGEREQVMKLVRSLLSYAQSYLRTVGRAHQLIVSTRAVGPSSISTDEPSLFPLAPPTEVEVELFESDKIWPVSPTTLPLSTDLLESYQIVRQLDGVLDVSAPMQGPLRIVLRLPLVSHLPLAMIPPPISLSTASPAPVPQTDHVITTAVPLVDSVEPEKERRHSPRTPTTLPATITIGSSTWSGTVSNISLGGTCITLPGDFPTFPPQDAYLVLKTAVGILELHGETQERAIWPLSGTPISKLVVVFDLPKREEAAVLASLIQAAKERTSPFSLEVVLEAGPQLEWAAVNPPVQTEQEYFDRRESVRVGVSIPVRLDVIDRTGHSHRLAALMVNFSRGGACLHLNARPELLSGLATLHFNATQTPSHPGSHEPSVPESPLPTEIIWSAQPPVAPNEFRQPGSDPAILVGLRFQGLTPYAEREVTRVIRQHLTSPGESGIASQQSLVVSIPRECRSPRGQTIVMTDDHLRQSLTPNTPVVIIAPGYGQTALDAITLSYFLAYHQLRILRYDHTNHVGLSDGELQQTTLRSMQADLLKVVEFVQHTWPTAPLIVMASDVTARVALKMAVQSRPLDLLLLINPVVDIQAMLMTVHGHDLVADYRYGLRRGIANLLGLNIDVDRFVGDLIAGHFTDLASTVADLRLLRSRSVIVTAPNSLLGPLPPADLPQAFLTALGTHTRLTTVPAQLINQDLPLNESCLQAFQQVLEQIASIVSLPTVSADFRAQTHYMPARQQRIEMERTRLRHNLSQITREALRIAYLQQLPQLGNLREHWHLLDNLYRLLSPLEPGSMLVDVGVGQGDLIRATMINQTYRARQRGWSQEQPAHMIGLEYSHDSLTQARQNFRDLHRELNRDFAGTLTTNPPLTTDWINTDWMHGLPMKDRSLHRVVCNLSLSFVPSPVATIREWYRVLRPQGRLLLTVFHPNSDLSVLYRQHLHRAHQDEFGPQAQIVIQYLGRLREAIRHGLLHTFDQSSLAWFLRQAGIPLIPRILPVLDGHAFLAIIEKDKSTS
- a CDS encoding sigma-54-dependent Fis family transcriptional regulator, with product MKKRVLMIDDEARVRASLKAVLEPTYETIQAADAQEGLDLFRKEAPHLVLLDVILPGTDGLSILQTIRAESRPAPVIMLTGTKSVKTAVDAMKFGAADYVSKPFDVEELRIIVERALNDQELQQEVKQLRAQVVRRYAFHNLIGKSPSMQDIYTKIEQVADSRTTVLIAGESGTGKELVAKALHYNSSRRERPFIALNCAAIPETLIESELFGHEKGSFTDATARRVGQFELANTGTLFLDEIGDLSAMTQAKLLRILQEREFTRVGGVQAIKVDVRIVAATNKNLEELVRKGQFREDLYYRINVIALYLPPLRERGEDISLLAKHFLAKRTEEDNRPPQEFSKDAVDLLSRYPWPGNVREMENIVEQAFIWSKGSDTITPEHLPTILKNDSRSSSLRDDTLAGRLSLEKAVMEFEREIILDALKRTDYVQTHAANLLGISRRMLKYRMDTLGIGRPDQEVSTRPQAVVQE
- a CDS encoding response regulator gives rise to the protein MSTPLTPEQEKMKPALLVIDDEAGPRDALQVILRPFFNVQTAESARAAIDLLSSQRIDIITLDQKLPDRQGIDLLQDIKQRHAGIEVIIITGYGSLKAAMEGIRYGAAGYLLKPFNVTELLSLVNQTLEKKQRLDFLRNFIGTSTGLWGSETECAQAWKELLAGYHSIGKSASDDAAHTEENPDLLPLFSDLLEAKDRQLLNHCSRVSFYATLLANRMDLTVAEQKSLALGAFLHDIGKVGPEPYQFADDEITTTGKSSGQRRHPEQGARLVSPLRLPAEVGQIIAYHHERWDGTGYPLGLHENGIPRLARIVCLAQTFDHLTAELPGRTPLSIDNACQRMFSYSGTHFEPKLTELFAQVIQECKASLPAMAMVTTLADRSDS
- the recN gene encoding DNA repair protein RecN encodes the protein MLAELRIVNFALIEQLSLQFESGFTVLTGETGAGKSLLIDAIALLVGGRASTDQIRSGEDEAYLEAAFHLPETHPLLHHLRQHELIGQDESQLILRRVLSRSGRHRVYVNGSLCPLRVLEELGGTLVDIHGQHEQQSLLAAPKQLDALDAFGCLFELRGRYEEVYQGWKDLRMQLAELESNLADRARREELLRFQVQEIQQAGLLPDEEERLRQEQQRLVHVYRLRELAHEAHLELQADEQAILTRLGRIGRTLSELSQTDPAMSDCAQVASESTIQLKELAGRLRDYAQQLEADPDRQAVVEDRLDLIQRLKKKYGGSVEAIMAMGRALQEELLVFDNREARAAELTARFVEEGRRISTLAEQLSRERIVAAKRMTTLVEAELATLKMEQAIFQVSVSSGELTEELGPAGWNRVEFLLSSNPGESPRALSRVASGGELSRIMLALKTVLAEMDQVPVLVFDEIDTGVGGAVAAAMGTRLRKLGTYHQVFCITHLPQVASQAEHHLLVEKGVEGQRASTSVRLLKGIGREEEIARMLGGLTVTKKVRETAAELIAGAKGKQPE
- the trxA gene encoding thioredoxin, giving the protein MAGDALKVEDATWDAEVMKASELVMVDFWAVWCGPCQMVAPIIEELGKEYAGKMKVRKLNTDENPEVAGRYQVMSIPTILFFKNGQVVEKLVGARPKRQFKEMIDSLLAQPAGSA